CCTCAATAATCGCGAGAAGCCCCTTCAGATTGAAATCGCCGGAAAGGCGGACATGCGGGTCTATCTGTCCCTCCAGCAAAAAGAATTTTCCCTCCTCCTCCAGGGCATCCAGATCCCAGCCGAAGATGGCGGCGTTCTGGCGTATGCTTTCCCCGGTTTCTTCAAAGCTTAGAAACATGCCCGGATTTCCGGCCAGCGCGCCCCGGTACAAAAACTCCAGCCCGATCAGGCTTTTTCCTGTGCCCGGACCTCCGCTGATGAGGGTGGTCCTCCCTGCCGGAAAACCCCCGTTCAGTATCTCGTCCAGTCCCTCAATCTGTGTGGACACCTTTGGAAGCCCTGTGACTGCCTTTGGCACCCGCGGTGTGCCTGTCATTGGGTACCCTCATTCATGAAACAATTTTTTGTTGCGATGTGCGATACGGGCCATATCCCATATCCCATATCCCTGTACCATATCTCACATCTGGAAGCGAAAGTTAAAAGCGACCTGGAACCACATCCCACATCTCACATCTCTATTTAGTACCCGAACGGAAACCCGAAAAATCAAGAAACAGTGAAATATGGGAAGAAGTTCTGTTAATGTAAAATTTGTTCCATCAATTTTGATGGTCTCGTAAAAAGTCAGGAAATGTCATTTTTCGTCATTCCGGCGAAGCTTGTCCCGGACTCCGATCCGGGAGCCGGAATCCAGTCCCGCAACAGCGGGATTCAATCAGTTACAAAACCTCTGGACCCCGTCCCGCCATTCGGCGGGATTCAACGGGGTGACGACTTTTTACGAATGCATCAATTTTCACTTTTCAATTCTTGAATATTCAATAGTGCCTGAATCACGCCAAGGCGTGATTTCCGTTCAGGCACTGCTATTCAACCGGTATCTCCGCGCTCACAATTGTGCCTTTTCCGATCCCGGAGTCCACGGTCAATTCGCCGCCCGCAAGAAGGGCCCGCTCCTGCATCATCTTTATCCCTAACGCGCCTTGGCCCGTTTCGGATCTCATTATCTCATCCACATTGAACCCGATGCCGTTGTCTTCCACGCTCAACCGGAGTGAACCGTCTTTCCTGATCAGGCTCACAAACACCTCTGTTGCCTGGGCATACTTGGCCATATTGGCGAGGGCTTCCTGGGTGATGCGGTAGACGGCAAGGGTTTTGTCAGGGTCAAGGTCCTTGAAGGTATCTTTGCAATGAAAATGTACCTTGAGGCCGGAGTCCATACGAACGTTTTCGATCAGAGACCGGAGCGCCCGGTCGAGCCCCAGGGTATCCAGTACGTTCGGCCTCAGGTCTCGGGAAATGTCCTTGACCTTCCTCATAACCCCAAGCGCCTTGGCTTCCGCCCTTTCCAGCATCTCCTTGGATGGGCCATCCGGTCTTCCAAGGCCGTCCCTGGCCAATTCCAGGTCCATTTTCAAGGATGTCAACATCTGGCCGAGATCGTCATGAAGATACATGGCCATGTCACGACGATCCCTTTCGATAATTTCCACAAGCCTGGCGGACAAATATCGTCTTTTTTTTGATTCCCGCAATATTTTTTCTGATGCGGCCTTCAAATCCGCCTCATACCGTTTGCGTTTGGCCACTTCGTTAAGAAGCATCTCGTTCGTTCGTTTGAGCTCTCCTGTGCGCTCTTCAACCTTCTCTTCGAGCGTCTTGTAAGACTCGTGCAGTTTGATGGACAGGAGTTTGGCATCCGTGATGTCGAAGTTCACCCCGGACATGCGGATCGGCTGCTCCCCCTCATGGTGGAATATCCGGCCGAAGGAGGCCAGCCAGCGCACCTCGCCATCTTCGCGTATCACCCTGAATTCATCGACATAATTCGTCAGGTTCCGGAATGCCTCTCGCACGCGTTCACGTACCCGGGGCAGGTCGTCCGGGTGAATATATTCAAAGAACGTCTCCCCGGTGATGGGCCGGCCGGGGTCCCGGCCGAGCAGGCCGTACAGAATACTGTTCCATGTCACCTCATCGGTAATCAGGTCGATGTCCCAGGTCCCCAATTGGCCTCCCTCGACTGCGAGGCGAAGGTGCTCCTCGTTTCTTCTGAGGGTCTCCTGGATTTGCCTGCGCCAGGTCAAATCCCGGGCAATTCCAAAGATGGCGACAAGTTCACCGTCACTATGGGCAAGCGCCGTACCGATCTCCAGGGAAACAGGGATTCCGCTCTTGCTCACGGCGCAAATCTCGAAAGGTGGGGTCTTCTTGCCGCTGAGCATCTCTTGAAATACACCCCGTGCTTTTGGAACGTCAGAGGCTTGTACATATTTCTCGAAAGGCGTTCCTCGAACCTCTTCGGGCATATAGCCGAACAGATTTTCCACGGCGGGCGAGCTGTAGCGGATGATCCCCTCCCTGTCTATCTCAAAAATAACGTCGTTGCTTGTCTCGGCGATCAGCCGGAACTTTTCTTCAGCATGGAGCCGTTCGGTAATGTCGAGCATCACCGACCTGCAGAAAACGCGGTCCTTATGATCTTCATGGAATTTCCCCTTCAGGGTGACCTGTTTTACCTCCCGGCGCTCATTCTTGATTCGAAGCTCGCATTCCGCACCTTTTTTGTGCCGGAACGTCTCTCTCAAATAGATATAAAGGGTATCTCTGTCATCCCGGACAATATGGTCGTAGAACGATCCGCCGATCAATCCCTGCCTTTCGGTTTCCAGCATAAGAGCGGTACCCAGATTGAGATCCAGGATTTGGCCGTTTGGATCCAGACTCAAATAGCCGACCGGCGAGAAATCATAAAAATCCTCAAGTTCCTTGATTCTGGCCAGAAGCGCCTCTTTCGAATCGCGGTCCGTGTGGGCAGAGATATTATCAAGCCCCGAATCATCATGCCGGTAGTCGTCGATTTTATGTGCCATAGTCAAAAAATAATAAGGCGGGTCACCGTATCCGCAGGTTTCAATTTTCCCTTGCACAGATAGGTTACTCTACAGTCCGAAGTTCTTCTAACATATTGATATTATTAGATTCGAGAATCTCGATCCGTCATTCCGGCGAAAGCCGGAATCCAGTCCCGCCACTGCGGGATTTCAATAAGTTCCATCATATGGATGCCGGATCAAGTCCGGCATGACGAGAGAACTTTGGACTCTCAAGATAGGTTAATTTATTTTGTTTTTTTCAAATACACAACAAAAAATTCGTTGTTTTGACACAGAAGCCTGCGCTCCTGACCAAAAACGGTCCTCATGTTACCTCCTTTTATTTATTGAAATACAGGATTGCCCTCATGTACCGGAACACGGTTATGGCATAGGGTGGAATATGGATCCGGTACCAAGCTCAAAGCTGAAAGCAAATAAGTAACCCAATAACCCCTAAAGCGGATACCCGCAACCAGAACGGCTGTGTGCTGTCCCGTCATTCCGGCATGCCCTTGGCCGGAATCCAGTCCGCCGTATTTCTGGATTCCGGCTGGAAGCGTGCCGGAATGACGGAAGGCTAATATCCAGTACCCAATACCGAGTACCCAGACGATGGAGGTTACAAATGGTTATCCCGGAATTCTTTGTTTCGTTCGTAATCGCTGTGATTTTGACCGGTCTCTACGTGCTCGTCACCCGAAAGTCCGGGCGCAGGACCGGGTTGATCTGGCTGTTCCTCCTCATTTTCCTGGCCATCTGGGCAGGAGGGGTATGGATCAGGCCTTTCGGTCCGACCCTGTGGGGCCTCCATTGGCTGGTCTTTGTCCTGGCGGGCCTCATGATCGGCCTGCTTCTCATCATCATTTTGCCCAGGAAGCCCCCCGCGGGGCGACATGAGACCCTCAACATGCTTGAACGCGTTGAGTTGGAAAAAGAGCTTGAAACATTGACCTATATTACACTCAACATTTTTTTCTGGATACTGATCATTGGGCTCGTCATAGCCATCATCCTCCACCATGTCATCGGCGTGGACCTGTAGGGATGTGGGATGTGCCACCGAAAGGATCAATAACCCATGAACGGCAAACAGACCCCCCCGTTGAACAAGGAACCCATGGGCTGGAGAGGGTTTAACTGGAAAATCGTCATCTGGATGGTCCTCTTCTGGATAATGATGTCTTATCTCTTCGGCCGGTGGGGCGGCCCGGTGCGGATGAATCTCTCCTATTCGGATTTTAAGCAGAGGGTAAGAGAGGCGCAGATCGAGGCCATAACGGTCAGGGGACAGGAAGTGACGGGAACATTTAAAGCACCCGTGGAGGGGGAGCCGCGCCCCACCCTGTTCGGCGATAAAGAGACGCCTGAATTCAAAGAGTTTAAGACGACCCGGCCCTCTTTCGAGGACCCGGGGCTCATGGATCTCCTGGAAAAGAAAGATGTGATTATCCATGCGCAATCAGGAGAACACTCGTGGTGGTGGACCCTGATCATCAGCGTACTTCCATGGATCCTCATCATCGGATTTTTCGTATACACCAGCAAAAAATTCCAGGAACGGATGGGAGGCGGGGCCGGCCCCTTCGGATTCGCCAAGTCCAAGGCCAAGCTCTATACCAAGTCCACGAGCAACCTGACCTTTCAGGATGTGGCGGGGCTGGCCAATGCCAAGAAGGAACTTCATGAGGTGGTTGATTTCCTGAAGGATCCGTCAAAATTCAGAACC
This sequence is a window from Deltaproteobacteria bacterium. Protein-coding genes within it:
- a CDS encoding PAS domain S-box protein, coding for MAHKIDDYRHDDSGLDNISAHTDRDSKEALLARIKELEDFYDFSPVGYLSLDPNGQILDLNLGTALMLETERQGLIGGSFYDHIVRDDRDTLYIYLRETFRHKKGAECELRIKNERREVKQVTLKGKFHEDHKDRVFCRSVMLDITERLHAEEKFRLIAETSNDVIFEIDREGIIRYSSPAVENLFGYMPEEVRGTPFEKYVQASDVPKARGVFQEMLSGKKTPPFEICAVSKSGIPVSLEIGTALAHSDGELVAIFGIARDLTWRRQIQETLRRNEEHLRLAVEGGQLGTWDIDLITDEVTWNSILYGLLGRDPGRPITGETFFEYIHPDDLPRVRERVREAFRNLTNYVDEFRVIREDGEVRWLASFGRIFHHEGEQPIRMSGVNFDITDAKLLSIKLHESYKTLEEKVEERTGELKRTNEMLLNEVAKRKRYEADLKAASEKILRESKKRRYLSARLVEIIERDRRDMAMYLHDDLGQMLTSLKMDLELARDGLGRPDGPSKEMLERAEAKALGVMRKVKDISRDLRPNVLDTLGLDRALRSLIENVRMDSGLKVHFHCKDTFKDLDPDKTLAVYRITQEALANMAKYAQATEVFVSLIRKDGSLRLSVEDNGIGFNVDEIMRSETGQGALGIKMMQERALLAGGELTVDSGIGKGTIVSAEIPVE